The following proteins are co-located in the Paludibaculum fermentans genome:
- a CDS encoding YpdA family putative bacillithiol disulfide reductase, whose translation MLDTIVVGAGPTGLACGIELKRRGLSCVLFDKGCLTNSLYHYPTNMMFFTTPELLEIGNIPMTSVGEKPVRVEALKYYRRVADHYGIDIHQYERVIGFEGSDGDFSIHTEDRQGRKLSYRARKVILATGYYDRPNYLNVPGEDLPKVIHYYKEAHPYYAHDVLVVGGKNSAAIAALELFWTGARVTMVHRHPELHGNIKYWIKPNIENRIKAGEVKAYFDSSVASIEPDAVNLMTPEGPVRLKNDFVFAMTGYRPDTDFLARHGIRFDPESQRPNLNPETLESERAGVYLAGVLVAGMHTNEIFIENGRFHGKQIADDVALKLDRV comes from the coding sequence GTGCTGGACACCATCGTAGTGGGTGCGGGGCCAACCGGCCTCGCCTGTGGGATCGAGCTGAAGCGGCGGGGATTGTCGTGTGTCCTGTTCGACAAGGGCTGCCTCACCAACTCGCTCTACCACTACCCCACGAACATGATGTTCTTCACCACGCCGGAGCTGCTGGAGATCGGCAACATCCCGATGACCAGCGTGGGGGAGAAGCCGGTGCGCGTCGAGGCTCTGAAGTATTACCGCCGCGTGGCCGACCATTACGGCATCGACATCCACCAGTACGAGCGTGTCATTGGCTTTGAAGGGTCAGACGGCGATTTCTCGATCCATACGGAAGACCGGCAGGGCCGAAAGCTCAGCTACCGGGCGCGCAAAGTGATCCTTGCCACGGGTTATTACGACCGGCCGAACTACCTGAACGTGCCCGGCGAGGACCTGCCCAAGGTGATCCACTACTACAAGGAAGCGCATCCGTATTACGCGCACGATGTGCTGGTGGTGGGCGGCAAGAACTCGGCCGCGATTGCCGCGCTGGAGCTATTCTGGACCGGCGCCCGCGTCACGATGGTCCATCGCCATCCTGAGCTGCACGGCAACATCAAGTACTGGATCAAACCCAACATCGAGAACCGCATCAAGGCCGGCGAAGTGAAGGCCTACTTCGATTCCTCGGTGGCGAGCATCGAACCGGATGCGGTTAATCTGATGACACCCGAGGGGCCGGTCCGCCTGAAGAACGATTTTGTCTTTGCGATGACCGGCTACCGCCCGGACACCGATTTCCTGGCGCGGCACGGCATCCGCTTCGACCCTGAGAGCCAGCGGCCGAATCTGAATCCCGAGACCTTGGAGAGCGAGCGGGCCGGGGTTTACCTGGCGGGTGTGCTGGTGGCGGGCATGCACACCAACGAGATCTTCATCGAGAACGGGCGCTTTCACGGCAAGCAGATCGCCGACGACGTCGCGTTGAAACTCGACCGCGTGTAG
- the alaS gene encoding alanine--tRNA ligase — translation MTGHEIRQKFLDFFAARNHRVVRSSSLVPGNDPTLLFTNAGMNQFKDVFTGLEQRDYSRATTAQKCVRAGGKHNDLENVGYTRRHHTFFEMMGNFSFGDYFKTDAIDFAWDLVTNGYGLPKDRLYVTVFREDDEAEELWQKVAGVPKDRIFRLDEKDNFWQMGETGPCGPCSEIHFDLGEHTAAPGREHEKFPDDGGGRFVEIWNLVFMQFDRDLSGKFTPLPRPSIDTGMGLERVAAIMQGKLSNFECDLLYSIVEEAGNLLGKSVGEDTRTDTVLRICADHARATAFLINDGVLPSNEGRGYVLRKIMRRAMRNARMIGSGDPFLYKLTGFVADFMKGPYPDMLESVQRVARVVKDEEHRYATTFQVAEKVFHDEARSAAGGVLPGPAAFKLYDTYGMALDEQEEMARELGLSIDVAGYEDAMQKQRERARASWKGAEKAQIAPIYQELLGGGRTQFLGYETLEHGASQVLAILVDQQRVDSVGPETECEIVLDRTPFYAESGGQVGDTGILVSPETGEPLAYVTRTYPAVPGLTVHKARSLGELKTDQLVAARVNDTGRFATMRNHTATHLAHAALRQVLGKHVKQAGSVVEPGRLRFDFSHYTAVDAQEVAEVERLANEQILLDVPVTTDVMELDKAIDTGAMALFGEKYGEKVRVVSVPGFSRELCGGTHVHRTGEIGLLKVVYEGSISAGVRRIEAVTGASALKRFQETTDTLHKATSALRTSESEFLDQIDRLLAQQKTLERQIETLKEKVAHAAAAGLESQVREVKGVKILSAVAEGMDRAQMRNLADDFRNRWKSAVILLASGEEGNVAIVTAVTKDLTAKVHAGKLAGSIAQAVGGKGGGRPDMAEAGGKDAAALPAALAAASASVEGML, via the coding sequence GTGACAGGTCACGAGATTCGCCAGAAGTTCCTTGATTTCTTCGCCGCCCGCAACCACCGCGTCGTGCGCAGTTCTTCGCTGGTGCCCGGCAACGATCCTACGTTGCTGTTTACCAACGCAGGCATGAATCAGTTCAAAGACGTCTTCACCGGGCTGGAGCAGCGCGATTACTCGCGCGCCACCACCGCCCAGAAGTGCGTCCGTGCCGGCGGAAAGCACAACGACCTGGAGAACGTCGGCTATACCCGCCGCCACCACACGTTCTTCGAGATGATGGGCAACTTTAGCTTCGGCGATTACTTCAAGACCGACGCCATCGACTTTGCCTGGGATCTGGTGACCAACGGCTACGGCCTGCCCAAGGACCGCTTGTACGTCACCGTGTTCCGCGAAGACGACGAAGCCGAGGAGCTCTGGCAGAAGGTCGCCGGGGTCCCCAAGGACCGCATCTTCCGCCTCGACGAGAAGGACAACTTCTGGCAGATGGGCGAGACCGGCCCGTGCGGACCGTGCTCCGAGATCCACTTTGACCTGGGCGAGCACACCGCCGCCCCGGGCCGTGAACACGAGAAGTTCCCCGACGACGGCGGCGGGCGCTTCGTCGAGATCTGGAACCTCGTCTTCATGCAGTTCGACCGCGACCTCAGCGGCAAGTTCACTCCGCTGCCCCGGCCCTCCATCGACACCGGCATGGGCCTGGAGCGCGTGGCCGCCATTATGCAGGGCAAGCTCTCGAACTTCGAGTGCGACCTGCTGTACTCCATCGTCGAAGAGGCCGGCAATCTGCTGGGCAAGAGCGTCGGTGAGGACACCCGCACGGACACGGTCCTGCGCATCTGCGCCGACCATGCCCGCGCCACCGCTTTCCTGATCAACGACGGCGTGCTGCCGTCGAACGAAGGCCGCGGCTACGTTCTGCGGAAGATCATGCGCCGCGCGATGCGCAATGCCCGCATGATCGGCTCCGGTGATCCGTTCCTGTATAAGCTGACGGGGTTTGTGGCCGACTTCATGAAGGGCCCCTATCCGGACATGCTGGAGAGCGTGCAGCGCGTGGCCCGCGTCGTGAAGGACGAAGAGCACCGCTACGCCACCACGTTCCAGGTCGCCGAGAAGGTGTTCCACGACGAAGCCAGGTCGGCCGCCGGTGGAGTGCTGCCCGGTCCGGCCGCCTTCAAGCTCTACGATACCTACGGCATGGCCCTCGACGAACAGGAGGAGATGGCCCGCGAACTTGGCCTCTCCATCGATGTCGCCGGTTACGAAGACGCGATGCAGAAGCAGCGCGAACGGGCCCGCGCCAGTTGGAAGGGCGCCGAGAAGGCTCAGATTGCGCCCATCTACCAGGAATTGCTGGGCGGCGGCCGCACCCAGTTCCTGGGCTACGAGACCCTGGAGCACGGCGCTTCCCAGGTGCTGGCGATCCTGGTCGACCAGCAGCGCGTCGACAGCGTCGGCCCCGAGACCGAATGTGAAATCGTGCTCGACCGCACGCCTTTCTACGCCGAATCCGGCGGCCAGGTGGGCGACACGGGCATCCTGGTGAGCCCTGAGACCGGCGAACCGTTGGCGTACGTCACGCGCACCTATCCGGCTGTGCCCGGGCTCACCGTGCACAAGGCGCGGAGCCTGGGGGAGCTGAAGACCGATCAACTTGTCGCGGCCCGCGTGAATGATACCGGCCGCTTCGCCACCATGCGCAATCACACGGCGACGCACCTGGCGCATGCTGCCCTGCGGCAGGTGCTGGGCAAGCACGTGAAACAGGCCGGCAGCGTGGTGGAACCCGGCCGGCTGCGCTTCGACTTCTCGCACTACACGGCCGTGGACGCCCAGGAAGTGGCCGAGGTGGAGCGGTTGGCCAACGAGCAGATCCTGCTCGACGTGCCTGTTACCACGGATGTCATGGAACTCGACAAGGCTATCGACACCGGCGCGATGGCTTTGTTCGGTGAAAAGTACGGCGAGAAGGTTCGCGTCGTCTCGGTGCCGGGCTTCAGCCGCGAACTCTGCGGCGGTACGCACGTCCATCGCACCGGTGAGATCGGGCTGCTGAAGGTGGTCTACGAAGGCTCCATCTCGGCCGGTGTGCGCCGCATTGAGGCGGTGACCGGCGCGTCCGCGCTGAAGCGCTTCCAGGAGACGACCGATACGCTGCACAAGGCGACCTCGGCCTTGCGCACTTCCGAGTCGGAGTTCCTCGACCAGATCGACCGCCTGCTGGCACAGCAGAAGACGCTGGAGCGGCAGATCGAAACGCTGAAGGAGAAGGTGGCCCATGCGGCCGCCGCCGGGCTGGAATCGCAGGTTCGCGAGGTCAAGGGGGTGAAGATCCTCTCGGCCGTGGCCGAGGGCATGGATCGCGCCCAGATGCGCAATCTCGCAGACGACTTCCGCAACCGCTGGAAGTCGGCGGTGATCCTGCTGGCTTCGGGGGAAGAAGGCAACGTGGCGATTGTCACGGCGGTCACAAAGGACCTGACGGCCAAGGTGCATGCCGGCAAACTGGCCGGCTCGATTGCCCAGGCGGTGGGCGGTAAGGGCGGCGGACGTCCGGACATGGCGGAAGCCGGCGGCAAGGATGCGGCGGCCCTGCCGGCTGCGCTTGCGGCGGCCAGCGCCAGTGTCGAGGGCATGCTCTAG
- a CDS encoding alpha-L-fucosidase codes for MTRTLTACLVLAATCAAQKLPPALPAPASQDAKMQWFREAKFGLFIHWGLYAIPAGEWKGKPVPGIGEWIMNRAKIPVGEYEQLATQFNPVKFNAEEWVKMAKDAGMKYVVITSKHHDGFAMYQSAVSKYNVVDATPFKRDVVKELALACAKHGLKFGVYYSQAQDWHEKNGAGNSWDFGPDPQKDFDQYLRDKALPQLKELMSNYGPMCLVWFDTPRMMTKERSQPFIDAIHQMQPACLIDGRLGASGDYRSMGDNVIPGTVVKEDWEVPATLNHTWGFKKDDNDWKTTPDLTFKLVDIVSKGGNYLLNVGPTAEGVIPQPSQDNLRGVGKWLKVNGESIYGAGPTPFGPELGTPDPVKKDREGKPVINAKTDWRCTTKPGKLYIHLFKWPAGQFEMDQFSGKVKKAYLLSKRGKSLKVTQDGTKLSVALPAEAPDAVDSVIVLETAN; via the coding sequence TTGACACGTACTCTTACTGCCTGCCTGGTCCTCGCCGCCACGTGCGCCGCCCAGAAATTGCCGCCCGCGCTGCCGGCTCCCGCGTCCCAGGACGCGAAGATGCAGTGGTTCCGCGAGGCCAAGTTCGGCCTCTTCATCCATTGGGGCCTCTACGCGATCCCCGCCGGAGAATGGAAGGGTAAGCCCGTTCCAGGCATCGGCGAATGGATCATGAATCGCGCCAAGATCCCGGTGGGCGAGTATGAACAGCTCGCTACCCAGTTCAACCCCGTCAAGTTCAATGCCGAGGAGTGGGTGAAGATGGCCAAGGATGCCGGCATGAAGTATGTCGTCATCACCAGCAAACACCACGACGGCTTTGCGATGTACCAGTCGGCCGTGAGCAAGTACAACGTGGTCGACGCCACCCCGTTCAAACGCGATGTGGTCAAGGAACTCGCGCTGGCCTGCGCCAAGCACGGCCTGAAGTTCGGGGTCTACTATTCCCAGGCGCAGGACTGGCACGAAAAGAACGGCGCAGGGAATAGTTGGGACTTCGGCCCCGATCCCCAGAAGGACTTCGACCAGTACCTGCGCGACAAGGCCCTGCCGCAACTCAAGGAGCTGATGTCCAACTACGGGCCGATGTGCCTGGTGTGGTTCGATACGCCCCGCATGATGACCAAGGAGCGCTCGCAGCCCTTCATCGACGCCATCCACCAGATGCAGCCCGCCTGTCTGATCGACGGCCGTTTGGGCGCTTCCGGCGACTACCGCTCCATGGGCGACAATGTGATTCCGGGCACTGTCGTCAAGGAGGATTGGGAAGTCCCAGCGACCCTGAACCACACCTGGGGCTTCAAGAAAGACGACAACGACTGGAAGACGACTCCGGACCTCACCTTCAAGCTGGTCGACATCGTGAGCAAGGGCGGGAACTACCTGCTGAACGTTGGCCCCACGGCCGAAGGCGTCATCCCCCAGCCCAGCCAGGACAATCTGCGCGGCGTCGGCAAGTGGCTGAAAGTGAACGGCGAATCCATCTATGGCGCCGGCCCGACGCCCTTCGGACCCGAGCTCGGCACGCCCGATCCGGTGAAGAAAGACCGGGAAGGGAAGCCTGTGATCAATGCCAAGACCGACTGGCGCTGCACGACGAAGCCCGGCAAACTCTACATCCACCTCTTCAAGTGGCCCGCGGGCCAGTTTGAGATGGACCAGTTCTCCGGCAAGGTGAAGAAGGCTTATCTGCTGTCGAAGCGCGGCAAGTCATTGAAAGTCACGCAGGATGGCACGAAGTTGTCCGTCGCCCTGCCGGCCGAGGCGCCCGACGCGGTGGATTCGGTCATCGTGCTCGAGACCGCCAATTAG